In candidate division KSB1 bacterium, one DNA window encodes the following:
- the pncB gene encoding nicotinate phosphoribosyltransferase translates to MNKADKFTAEGILFTDQYQLTMAQLYYRMGVHEKPAQFDFFFRDYPDYGVHKAGYCIMAGLEWLTDWMRNVRFRKEDLDYLSAQRGRTGKPVFDRDFLNWLEKNGNYQAISLRAIPEGRVVHPNVPLAVVQGPLAMAQILETALLNQLNYQTLVATKAARIREVSHGQLLLEFGARRGHDRGVLAGTRAALIGGADFTSNVGISHVLGFPPKGTHAHSMVQTFLTLGMTELDAFRAYADLYPDECLLLVDTINTLGSGIPNAIKVFEELRKKGHQPVGIRLDSGDFAYLSIEAAKMLDAAGFPETTIVLSNELDELNIWQITTQIEQEGPRNGIDPDRLIKRLAYGVGTRLITSAGDSALGGVYKLVA, encoded by the coding sequence ATGAATAAAGCAGACAAATTCACCGCCGAAGGCATTCTCTTCACCGATCAGTACCAGCTCACTATGGCCCAGCTTTACTACCGCATGGGTGTGCACGAGAAACCTGCGCAGTTTGATTTTTTCTTCCGCGATTACCCGGATTACGGCGTCCACAAAGCGGGTTACTGCATCATGGCCGGGCTTGAATGGTTAACCGATTGGATGCGGAATGTCAGATTTCGCAAGGAGGATCTCGATTACCTGAGTGCCCAGCGGGGACGCACAGGAAAGCCGGTATTCGATCGAGATTTCCTCAATTGGCTCGAGAAGAATGGGAATTATCAAGCAATATCACTGCGGGCCATTCCCGAAGGACGCGTGGTCCATCCGAATGTGCCGCTGGCAGTAGTGCAGGGGCCGCTGGCCATGGCCCAAATTCTTGAGACCGCCCTGCTCAATCAACTCAACTACCAGACTTTGGTCGCCACCAAAGCGGCTCGAATCCGCGAAGTGAGCCACGGTCAGCTTCTGCTGGAATTCGGAGCCCGGCGCGGACATGACAGAGGCGTGCTTGCCGGGACCCGCGCAGCATTGATCGGCGGTGCCGATTTTACCTCCAATGTCGGAATTTCACATGTGCTGGGTTTCCCGCCAAAAGGCACCCACGCTCACAGCATGGTGCAAACTTTCCTGACTTTGGGTATGACGGAACTCGACGCCTTTCGGGCTTACGCGGATCTTTACCCGGATGAATGTCTGCTGCTGGTCGATACCATCAATACCTTGGGCAGCGGCATTCCTAATGCCATCAAAGTTTTTGAAGAATTGCGGAAAAAGGGGCATCAACCTGTGGGGATTCGGCTCGATTCGGGTGACTTTGCTTACTTGAGCATTGAAGCCGCGAAGATGCTCGATGCCGCCGGATTTCCTGAAACAACGATTGTCTTATCCAACGAATTGGATGAATTGAACATCTGGCAAATTACGACCCAGATTGAGCAGGAAGGTCCGCGAAACGGCATCGACCCGGACCGTCTGATCAAACGTCTTGCGTACGGCGTGGGCACCCGGCTTATTACTTCTGCCGGCGATTCAGCGCTGGGCGGGGTTTACAAACTCGTGGCTTT
- a CDS encoding NAD(P)/FAD-dependent oxidoreductase: MPYNYDAIIIGAGHNGLVTAAFLAKAGKKILVLEGREVLGGAAATEEIFPGFKFNTGAHDAGLFLPEIGKKLKLQRSGLEFIESPAAVCTLQPDGPALTLWRDIKKSQEEIAHFSKTDAVKFPQFCQHVERLTRVLAGIRTSTPPHVKSINLNDLLPWLKSGLQLKRLGKKDMMAFMRALPMSVRQFLDEWFESEILKGVLGASGVTGSMQGPMASGTTFMMLYHTIGSSGGFRASKFVRGGMGQLSKALAETAREHGAEIRTGVEVKQIVINEYQAKSVVLANGEEFSAQAIISNADPRSTFFGLVGAPNLGPQFNRMVKNIRFRGTTAKMNLALSGLPKFKGVSNPESQLGGHIIICPSLEYLERAYDDAKYGTFSKQPYLDIVIPSVLDSTLAPQGQHVMSVTMQYAPYNLKSGDWDEQREKLAEVIIKTISKYTSNFQKLILHQHLLTPLDLERDYGLTEGSIFHGQMGLDQLLFMRPVPGWGRYRTPVENLYLCGAGTHPGGGVTGAPGYNAAREVLKDLK, encoded by the coding sequence ATGCCCTATAACTACGACGCAATCATAATCGGAGCCGGCCACAACGGACTCGTGACTGCAGCATTTCTGGCAAAGGCCGGTAAAAAGATTTTGGTTCTGGAAGGCCGCGAGGTTCTTGGCGGTGCAGCAGCAACCGAAGAAATTTTTCCGGGATTCAAATTCAATACCGGCGCCCATGATGCAGGGTTATTTCTCCCCGAAATTGGCAAGAAACTTAAACTGCAGCGATCCGGGCTGGAATTTATCGAAAGTCCGGCAGCCGTATGCACACTCCAACCGGACGGCCCGGCCCTTACCCTCTGGCGGGATATAAAAAAGAGTCAGGAAGAAATTGCGCATTTCTCAAAAACAGATGCGGTTAAATTTCCACAATTTTGCCAGCACGTCGAACGGTTGACAAGAGTTTTAGCCGGGATCCGAACTTCAACTCCGCCCCATGTAAAATCCATAAACTTAAATGACTTATTGCCCTGGCTCAAATCGGGGTTACAGCTTAAGCGTCTCGGTAAGAAGGACATGATGGCTTTTATGAGAGCGCTTCCCATGTCAGTCAGGCAATTCTTAGACGAATGGTTTGAAAGCGAGATTTTGAAAGGTGTTCTCGGTGCGTCTGGGGTGACTGGCAGCATGCAAGGCCCGATGGCTTCGGGTACGACTTTCATGATGCTTTATCATACCATCGGTTCCTCCGGCGGATTTAGAGCGAGCAAATTCGTGCGTGGTGGAATGGGTCAGTTGTCGAAGGCTTTAGCGGAAACGGCACGGGAGCATGGCGCTGAAATTAGAACCGGGGTTGAAGTCAAGCAAATTGTCATAAATGAATATCAAGCTAAAAGTGTCGTCCTTGCAAATGGCGAGGAATTTTCAGCGCAAGCAATTATTTCAAATGCAGATCCCCGGAGCACTTTTTTTGGTTTGGTGGGAGCGCCGAACCTCGGACCGCAATTCAATCGAATGGTTAAAAATATTCGCTTTCGCGGCACCACGGCTAAAATGAATTTAGCCCTCAGCGGTCTGCCAAAATTCAAAGGAGTTTCCAACCCTGAAAGCCAACTTGGCGGCCACATCATCATTTGCCCGAGTCTCGAGTATTTGGAGCGCGCCTACGATGATGCTAAATACGGAACCTTCTCGAAACAACCTTATTTGGATATCGTCATTCCTTCCGTGCTCGATTCAACGCTCGCCCCGCAGGGCCAGCACGTGATGTCCGTCACCATGCAATACGCACCTTACAATCTCAAATCCGGCGATTGGGATGAGCAGCGTGAGAAGTTGGCGGAGGTGATCATCAAAACAATTTCCAAATACACATCGAATTTCCAGAAACTCATTTTACACCAACATCTTTTAACGCCTTTAGACCTGGAGCGCGATTACGGCCTGACCGAGGGCAGCATTTTCCACGGCCAAATGGGACTGGATCAACTTCTGTTCATGCGGCCGGTACCCGGCTGGGGCCGCTACCGAACGCCGGTTGAGAATTTATATCTTTGCGGGGCCGGGACGCATCCCGGCGGCGGCGTGACCGGCGCCCCCGGTTATAACGCTGCTCGCGAAGTTTTGAAAGATTTGAAATAG
- a CDS encoding class I SAM-dependent methyltransferase: MQEFDEIAPFYDVMYSDRHDDLMMYLDFVRQFGGPVLECGCGTGRILFSIAETGIEIWGIDSSEKMLTAARVKVQNLCPEIKQKIRLSQQDMRNFQIDHFFKLCIVPFRAFLHMLTADDQNRALSQINRHLEKDGYLIIDIFAPSHELLAKKTTTIRFDQKVNCETGQKFSLTDKVTYEHAKQLLHVERHYEEVGDKDLANRKIMPFTLRYIFRYEMQALLEKNGFQIKEVFGHFDKRPYDYKSGEMIFVAQKKG, from the coding sequence ATGCAAGAATTTGATGAAATCGCCCCCTTTTACGACGTCATGTACTCAGACCGCCATGACGATTTGATGATGTATCTTGACTTTGTGCGGCAGTTTGGCGGCCCGGTTTTGGAGTGCGGCTGCGGCACGGGCAGAATTTTATTCTCAATCGCTGAAACCGGCATTGAAATTTGGGGCATTGATAGTTCCGAAAAGATGCTTACTGCGGCCCGGGTAAAAGTGCAAAATCTCTGCCCGGAAATCAAGCAGAAGATCCGATTGAGCCAGCAGGACATGAGAAATTTTCAGATCGATCATTTTTTCAAATTATGTATTGTCCCGTTCAGGGCTTTTCTGCACATGCTGACCGCAGACGACCAGAATAGAGCGCTGAGCCAAATCAACAGACACCTTGAAAAAGACGGATATTTGATAATTGATATCTTTGCTCCTTCCCATGAATTGCTTGCAAAAAAAACAACTACTATTCGATTTGATCAGAAAGTCAACTGCGAAACCGGGCAAAAGTTTAGTCTCACAGATAAAGTCACTTATGAGCATGCTAAACAGCTTCTGCATGTGGAGCGGCATTACGAGGAGGTGGGTGATAAAGACCTTGCCAATCGCAAAATCATGCCTTTCACCCTCCGCTATATTTTCAGATATGAAATGCAGGCGCTTCTTGAAAAAAATGGCTTCCAAATTAAGGAGGTCTTTGGGCATTTCGACAAACGGCCCTATGATTACAAAAGCGGTGAGATGATTTTTGTGGCACAAAAGAAAGGATAA
- a CDS encoding RNA-binding transcriptional accessory protein: MQEPDFYKLIAEEIKLSPEQVRHTSELLDSGNTVPFIARYRKEGTGGLDENMIRHIEDRLRYLRTLQERKETVLESIEKQGKLTPELKEKISKATKLQEVEDLYLPYRPKKRTRATIAKEKGLEPLAELMLAQELQDGTLEEIAAPFLDADKEVKTTEDALAGARDIVAEVVSENAEVRKEIRKFTFRTGLVHSKAKKKQDLAVYEMYADYSELAKYILPHRILAMNRGEREGFLRVSIEVEVEQAQQMLNRRFLKNQKSIFTEQVEMALADSYQRLLAPAIERDIRNDITDKADEHAIKVFAENVRNLILAAPIRNQIIMGIDPGFRSGCKVAVIDETGKLLEGIAIYPHPPQKRWDFSKVQLKELIEKHNVDVIAIGNGTASRETEQLAAEIISEMEGELFYVIVSEAGASVYSASEVAGEEFPDLPAEMRGNISIARRLLDPLSELVKIDPKSIGVGLYQHDVNQNRLAESLDRVVESAVNYVGVNLNTASKSLLRYVAGINNRTAENIVKYREEKGRIQSRQELTKIKGLGEMAFTQAAGFLRIPDADIFFDSTAVHPESYQAAENLLKRFSLKETEVKANGQVLKQSIQNANANLVDLANDCGVGLPTLEDIIASLEKPNRDPRDDRPKPILRSDVLKMDDLKEGMVLKGTVRNVVDFGAFVDIGLKTDGLVHKSQMANKFVKNPMEIVAVGDVIDVKVLTVDAEKGRIGLSMVV, encoded by the coding sequence TTGCAAGAGCCTGATTTTTATAAACTCATCGCCGAAGAAATCAAACTAAGCCCGGAGCAGGTCCGGCATACTTCCGAACTGCTCGACTCGGGTAACACCGTGCCGTTTATCGCCCGTTATCGGAAAGAAGGTACCGGCGGTCTCGACGAGAACATGATTCGGCACATCGAGGACAGGCTGCGCTATTTGCGCACATTGCAGGAACGAAAAGAGACCGTGCTGGAATCGATTGAAAAGCAAGGCAAACTAACGCCGGAGCTTAAAGAAAAGATTTCAAAGGCCACTAAACTTCAGGAGGTTGAGGACCTTTACCTGCCCTATCGTCCTAAAAAACGTACCCGCGCTACGATCGCGAAAGAAAAAGGACTCGAGCCTCTCGCCGAGCTTATGCTGGCCCAGGAATTGCAGGACGGCACTCTGGAAGAAATCGCTGCGCCATTTTTAGATGCAGACAAAGAAGTGAAAACCACCGAAGATGCGCTTGCCGGCGCCAGAGATATCGTTGCCGAAGTCGTCTCCGAGAATGCGGAGGTGCGCAAGGAAATTCGCAAATTTACCTTCCGCACCGGCCTGGTTCATTCTAAAGCAAAGAAAAAACAAGACCTTGCGGTTTACGAAATGTATGCCGATTACAGCGAGCTGGCCAAATATATTCTGCCGCACAGAATTCTGGCAATGAACCGCGGCGAGCGCGAAGGGTTTTTGCGGGTCAGTATCGAAGTGGAAGTGGAGCAAGCGCAGCAGATGCTCAATCGCCGCTTTTTAAAAAATCAAAAATCGATCTTTACCGAACAGGTAGAGATGGCGCTCGCTGACAGCTATCAGCGCTTGCTCGCGCCGGCAATTGAACGAGATATTCGCAACGATATCACGGATAAGGCCGATGAACATGCGATTAAAGTGTTTGCGGAAAATGTCAGGAACCTGATTTTGGCCGCGCCGATTCGCAACCAAATTATCATGGGCATCGACCCCGGCTTTCGCAGCGGCTGTAAAGTGGCCGTCATCGACGAGACCGGGAAATTGCTGGAAGGAATTGCCATTTACCCGCATCCACCCCAGAAGCGCTGGGATTTTTCAAAAGTCCAGCTGAAAGAACTTATTGAGAAACACAATGTAGATGTGATCGCGATTGGCAACGGCACGGCCTCACGGGAGACCGAACAGTTGGCAGCAGAAATCATCAGCGAAATGGAGGGGGAGCTGTTTTATGTGATTGTCAGCGAGGCCGGCGCCTCTGTTTACTCGGCCTCGGAAGTGGCCGGGGAGGAGTTCCCGGATTTACCGGCCGAAATGCGCGGCAATATTTCGATCGCCCGCCGACTGCTCGATCCGCTTTCCGAGCTGGTGAAAATCGACCCAAAGTCGATCGGGGTTGGACTTTATCAGCACGATGTGAATCAAAACCGTCTGGCCGAGTCTCTGGATCGAGTGGTGGAATCCGCGGTCAATTACGTTGGCGTGAATTTGAACACAGCCTCGAAATCTCTGCTGAGATATGTCGCCGGCATCAACAACCGCACTGCTGAAAACATCGTTAAGTACCGCGAAGAAAAGGGACGAATTCAATCCCGGCAGGAGTTAACCAAAATCAAAGGGTTGGGTGAAATGGCCTTTACTCAGGCGGCTGGGTTTCTGAGAATCCCGGACGCCGACATATTTTTTGATTCCACTGCTGTGCACCCGGAATCCTACCAGGCAGCTGAAAATTTGTTAAAACGATTCAGCTTAAAAGAAACCGAGGTAAAAGCAAACGGCCAGGTTCTCAAGCAAAGTATTCAAAATGCAAATGCAAATTTAGTTGATTTGGCAAACGATTGCGGCGTTGGTCTCCCGACCCTCGAAGACATCATTGCCAGTCTGGAAAAACCCAACCGCGACCCGCGCGACGACAGGCCCAAACCTATCCTGCGCAGCGACGTTTTAAAAATGGACGATTTAAAAGAAGGCATGGTTTTGAAAGGCACGGTCAGAAACGTGGTTGACTTCGGTGCGTTTGTCGATATTGGTCTCAAGACCGACGGCCTGGTGCACAAAAGCCAGATGGCAAACAAGTTCGTGAAGAATCCAATGGAAATCGTTGCCGTCGGCGATGTCATCGATGTAAAGGTTCTGACCGTAGATGCAGAAAAGGGGCGGATTGGCTTGAGTATGGTGGTGTGA